From Streptobacillus canis, the proteins below share one genomic window:
- the murC gene encoding UDP-N-acetylmuramate--L-alanine ligase, with protein MKKAFFSGINGIGMSGLALILKELGYEVSGSDIAYKEISKKLENNGIKVYIEQKRENVEGKEIDFYVYSTAIKQDNPEYVYMVEKNIKMVRRGELLAEIMDKLPLGIAVAGTHGKTTTSSLATVAFLDKDPYVAVGGIVPEIASNSQVGNSDYFIAEADESDNSFLYMHPYYSVITNIEADHLEFHGSLENIKKSFGQFISQTKKMVLACYDCEEIRTYSDDKLVFYSVHEENKDKVSIYAKNIHSVGGKTYFDVIKNGKELGTFKLSIPGMHNVSNALAVIYIADEEKLDLEKVKERIENFRGANRRYQVIYDEDFRVIDDYAHHPTEIKATINAAKMNEKKEIIVIFEPHRYSRTKFFLNEFAESLALADRVFVLPIYSASEVNIYDVSSEDLVKLIGDHSKVYEKEELIDLLLKEDKKGKVYIFMGAGSVSAFGHKFVEMVK; from the coding sequence ATGAAAAAAGCATTTTTTAGTGGTATTAATGGAATAGGTATGAGTGGACTTGCGTTAATACTAAAAGAACTTGGTTATGAAGTATCTGGTTCTGATATAGCATATAAAGAAATAAGTAAAAAATTAGAAAATAATGGAATAAAAGTATATATAGAACAGAAAAGAGAAAATGTTGAAGGTAAAGAAATAGATTTTTATGTGTATTCAACAGCAATTAAGCAAGATAATCCAGAATACGTGTATATGGTAGAAAAAAATATTAAAATGGTAAGAAGAGGAGAATTACTTGCTGAGATAATGGATAAATTACCTCTTGGAATTGCAGTAGCAGGAACACATGGTAAAACAACAACTTCATCACTTGCAACAGTAGCATTTTTAGATAAAGATCCATATGTTGCAGTAGGAGGTATAGTTCCAGAAATAGCATCTAACTCTCAAGTAGGAAATTCAGATTACTTTATAGCTGAAGCTGATGAAAGTGATAACTCTTTCCTATATATGCATCCATATTATTCAGTAATAACTAATATAGAGGCAGACCATTTAGAGTTTCATGGAAGTTTAGAAAATATCAAAAAGTCATTCGGACAATTCATAAGTCAAACTAAGAAGATGGTTCTTGCATGTTATGACTGTGAAGAAATCAGAACATATAGTGATGATAAATTAGTATTCTATTCAGTACATGAAGAAAATAAGGATAAAGTAAGCATATATGCAAAAAATATTCATAGTGTGGGTGGGAAAACATATTTTGATGTAATTAAAAATGGAAAAGAACTTGGAACATTTAAATTATCAATTCCAGGTATGCATAATGTTTCAAATGCATTAGCAGTAATATATATAGCTGATGAAGAAAAACTTGATTTAGAAAAAGTTAAAGAAAGAATAGAAAACTTTAGAGGGGCAAATAGAAGATATCAAGTAATATATGATGAAGACTTTAGAGTAATAGATGATTATGCACATCATCCAACAGAAATTAAAGCAACTATTAATGCAGCTAAAATGAATGAGAAAAAAGAAATAATAGTAATATTTGAACCACATAGATATTCAAGAACTAAATTCTTCTTAAATGAATTTGCAGAAAGTTTAGCTCTAGCAGATAGAGTATTCGTACTTCCAATATATTCAGCTAGTGAAGTAAATATATATGATGTAAGTTCAGAAGACTTAGTTAAGTTAATAGGAGATCATTCTAAGGTATACGAAAAAGAAGAGTTAATAGATCTATTATTAAAAGAAGATAAAAAAGGAAAGGTATACATATTTATGGGTGCAGGTAGTGTTTCAGCATTTGGTCATAAATTTGTAGAGATGGTAAAATAA
- the murB gene encoding UDP-N-acetylmuramate dehydrogenase → MRILNDVSIKEYSNMKVGGTAKELIFIENKEELKEVYETRDRIYLIGNGTNTLIADGYLDISFVTLKDMKDIVLEEKNDEYALVRVYSGVDFNDFIKFMEENNLSGIENMSGIPGSFGGITNMNAGAYGTEIFDVVEEVEVFDPKVGIKVLKKGNMDFRYRGTEIKDNKWVVVSTLLKLTYGFDKEASQDKYNQRKTKHPLNYPNLGSTFKNPQGTFAAQLISDCGLKEFRVGDAQVSPVHPNFITNLGNAKFTDIQEILKHVKKVVNDETGIMLETEIIIVE, encoded by the coding sequence ATGAGAATATTAAATGATGTAAGTATAAAAGAATACTCTAATATGAAAGTTGGAGGAACGGCTAAAGAATTAATATTTATAGAAAATAAAGAAGAATTAAAAGAAGTATATGAAACTAGAGATAGAATATATTTAATAGGAAATGGAACTAATACATTAATAGCTGATGGATATTTAGATATTTCATTTGTAACTTTAAAAGATATGAAAGATATAGTTTTAGAAGAAAAAAATGATGAGTATGCTTTAGTAAGAGTATATTCTGGAGTAGATTTCAATGACTTCATTAAATTTATGGAAGAAAACAACTTATCTGGAATAGAAAATATGTCAGGGATACCAGGAAGCTTTGGTGGAATAACAAATATGAATGCTGGAGCTTATGGAACAGAAATTTTTGATGTAGTTGAAGAGGTAGAAGTATTTGATCCTAAAGTAGGTATTAAAGTTCTTAAAAAAGGGAATATGGACTTTAGATATAGAGGAACAGAAATAAAAGATAATAAATGGGTAGTAGTTTCTACTTTATTAAAATTAACTTATGGTTTTGATAAAGAGGCAAGCCAAGATAAATATAATCAAAGAAAAACAAAACATCCATTAAATTATCCTAACCTTGGGTCAACATTTAAAAATCCACAAGGAACATTTGCGGCACAATTAATTTCTGACTGTGGATTAAAAGAATTTAGAGTAGGGGATGCTCAAGTATCACCAGTACATCCTAATTTCATAACTAACTTAGGTAATGCTAAATTTACTGATATACAAGAAATACTTAAACATGTTAAGAAAGTAGTAAATGACGAAACTGGAATTATGTTAGAAACAGAAATAATTATAGTGGAGTAA
- a CDS encoding tRNA dihydrouridine synthase — protein MGVKIYTAPMAGVTDYTFRTLIEEFKPDLTFTEMVSVNQLTYTEVPKLLKLRENNAVQIFGKDIELMQKAAKYVEGMGVKEINLNCGCPMKKIVNSGHGSALIKDPKKIEEILLALREVLNPETNLSLKIRVGYDKPENYLEIAKIAEKLNCSHITIHGRTREQKYTGSADWNYIKEVKDNVNIKVIGNGDIFDAKDAVEKIKYSNVDGIMLARGILGNPWLITQIKEMLEYGEVKTVVTDMDRINMAIKHVNQYSIDNEEIYFPDIRKYVMWYLEKIQGIEEMKGLINQSFNYNETIELLEKIKKEI, from the coding sequence ATGGGAGTTAAAATATATACAGCACCTATGGCAGGTGTAACAGACTATACTTTTAGAACATTAATAGAAGAATTTAAGCCAGATCTTACTTTTACTGAAATGGTTAGTGTAAATCAATTAACATATACTGAAGTACCTAAATTATTAAAATTAAGAGAAAATAATGCGGTTCAAATATTTGGTAAAGATATAGAATTGATGCAAAAGGCAGCTAAATATGTAGAAGGTATGGGAGTTAAGGAAATTAATTTAAACTGTGGATGTCCTATGAAGAAAATAGTTAATTCAGGACATGGTTCAGCTTTAATTAAAGATCCTAAAAAAATAGAAGAAATACTTCTAGCATTAAGAGAAGTGCTTAATCCTGAAACTAATTTATCTTTAAAGATTAGAGTTGGTTACGATAAACCTGAAAACTATTTAGAAATAGCAAAAATTGCAGAAAAACTAAATTGTTCACATATTACTATTCATGGTAGAACAAGAGAACAAAAATATACAGGATCTGCAGATTGGAACTATATCAAAGAAGTTAAGGATAATGTAAATATTAAGGTTATAGGTAATGGAGATATATTTGATGCAAAAGATGCAGTAGAAAAAATTAAGTATTCAAATGTAGATGGGATAATGCTTGCAAGAGGAATACTTGGAAATCCATGGTTAATTACTCAAATTAAAGAGATGCTTGAATATGGTGAAGTTAAAACTGTAGTTACAGACATGGATAGAATAAATATGGCTATTAAACATGTAAATCAATACAGCATAGATAATGAGGAGATATATTTTCCAGATATTAGAAAGTATGTAATGTGGTATCTTGAGAAAATTCAAGGCATAGAGGAAATGAAAGGGTTAATTAATCAAAGTTTTAACTATAACGAAACTATTGAATTATTAGAGAAGATAAAAAAGGAGATATAG
- a CDS encoding FAD-binding protein, whose amino-acid sequence MVVDICIIGGGPAGSNLARLLSPNFKVMIIEKRNMFEDNNVKNKVCGGLLAPDAQHMLAKFNLSLPKDVLVKDQVFAVKSIDLDNDIERRYQKHYFNMDREKFDRWLFSLIPKTVEKRVDSLCKSIEKVEDGYIVRFKNEEVKAKYIVGADGANSFVRRKLITPNENPKLYTSIQEWYENTSNIKELFAIFDEELTDFYSWIIPKNKYIILGGAFLKENVNQKFLKLKEKLEKRGIIFGEKVKSEGTYIERPLNLSQINFGKENIFLIGEASGSISPSSAEGISYGLKTSEYLAKVLNSGGNIKEYEKNV is encoded by the coding sequence TTGGTAGTTGATATATGTATTATAGGTGGAGGGCCTGCAGGTTCAAATCTTGCAAGGTTGTTATCTCCAAACTTTAAGGTAATGATAATAGAAAAAAGAAATATGTTTGAAGATAATAATGTTAAGAACAAGGTGTGTGGTGGATTACTTGCACCAGATGCACAACATATGCTTGCAAAATTTAACTTATCCTTACCTAAAGATGTATTAGTTAAAGATCAAGTTTTTGCTGTAAAAAGTATAGATTTAGATAATGATATAGAAAGAAGATATCAAAAACACTACTTTAATATGGATAGAGAAAAATTTGATAGATGGCTATTCTCATTAATACCAAAAACTGTTGAAAAAAGAGTAGATAGTCTTTGTAAGAGCATAGAAAAAGTAGAAGATGGATATATAGTTAGGTTTAAAAATGAAGAAGTTAAGGCTAAATATATAGTTGGAGCAGATGGAGCAAATTCTTTTGTTAGAAGAAAGTTAATAACTCCAAATGAAAACCCTAAACTGTATACATCAATACAAGAGTGGTATGAAAATACATCAAATATTAAAGAACTATTTGCGATATTTGATGAAGAATTGACAGATTTTTATTCTTGGATTATACCTAAAAATAAATATATAATTTTAGGTGGAGCTTTCTTAAAAGAAAATGTTAATCAAAAATTTTTAAAACTTAAAGAAAAACTAGAAAAAAGAGGAATAATTTTTGGAGAAAAGGTTAAAAGTGAAGGAACATACATAGAAAGACCTTTGAATTTATCGCAGATTAACTTTGGAAAAGAAAATATATTTTTAATCGGTGAAGCGTCTGGAAGTATTAGTCCAAGTTCAGCAGAAGGCATAAGTTATGGGTTAAAAACATCAGAATATTTAGCGAAAGTTTTAAATTCTGGTGGTAATATAAAAGAATATGAAAAAAATGTTTAA
- the rpmH gene encoding 50S ribosomal protein L34: MKRTYQPNKRKRKMDHGFRLRMKTKSGRNVLKRRRAKGRAKLSA, encoded by the coding sequence ATGAAAAGAACATATCAACCAAATAAAAGAAAAAGAAAAATGGATCACGGATTCAGATTAAGAATGAAAACTAAGAGTGGAAGAAACGTTCTTAAGAGAAGAAGAGCAAAAGGAAGAGCAAAATTATCAGCATAA
- the rnpA gene encoding ribonuclease P protein component — MEKLRKNKEFNRVYNKGRKLSGKYVLIFECNGKNQKLGFVASKKTGNSVYRSRAKRLLREAARLNLHLFREDKEYVLVAKSIFKDKMKDIKYQDVEMDLQNIFRRKKNEKNFNKSN; from the coding sequence ATGGAAAAGTTGAGAAAAAACAAAGAATTTAATAGGGTGTATAATAAAGGTAGAAAGTTATCCGGGAAATATGTCCTAATTTTTGAATGTAATGGGAAAAATCAAAAATTAGGTTTTGTTGCTAGTAAGAAAACCGGTAATTCTGTATATAGATCTAGAGCCAAAAGACTTCTAAGAGAAGCTGCAAGGTTAAACCTTCACTTATTTAGAGAAGATAAAGAATATGTACTTGTAGCAAAGAGTATCTTTAAAGATAAAATGAAAGATATTAAATACCAAGATGTAGAAATGGATTTACAAAATATATTTAGAAGGAAGAAAAATGAAAAGAATTTTAATAAGTCTAATTAA
- the yidD gene encoding membrane protein insertion efficiency factor YidD — MKRILISLINFYQRHISRHTPRVCRFYPTCSEYSKQAIMKYGAIKGSYLAIKRILKCHPFHPGGNDPLV; from the coding sequence ATGAAAAGAATTTTAATAAGTCTAATTAACTTTTACCAAAGACACATTTCAAGACACACACCAAGAGTATGTAGATTTTATCCAACTTGTTCAGAGTATTCTAAACAAGCGATTATGAAATATGGGGCCATAAAAGGCTCATATTTAGCTATAAAAAGAATACTAAAATGCCATCCTTTTCATCCCGGTGGAAATGATCCGTTAGTATAG
- a CDS encoding YidC/Oxa1 family membrane protein insertase, with protein sequence MILGSFLAPDWLVTAAVKLLTLIYGFVGNYGIAIIITTFLVRLLLMPLTLKQEKSMKRMREIQPKLDALKEKYKDDKQMLNQKTMELYQQEKVNPAGGCLPLLIQLPVFVALYQAFITNALPQDATFLWFNLSKPDALFNIAGFSVNLLPLLTTVLTFAQQKLMQAKTQTTNTDDPMASSMQTMMYVMPIMMLFIFYKMPSGLNLYYFVNTLLSVLQQFYVMNRRDM encoded by the coding sequence ATGATTTTAGGAAGTTTTTTAGCGCCAGATTGGTTAGTTACTGCTGCCGTTAAGTTATTAACATTAATCTATGGATTTGTTGGTAATTATGGGATAGCAATTATTATTACAACATTTTTAGTTAGGCTTTTATTAATGCCTTTAACATTAAAACAAGAAAAATCAATGAAAAGAATGAGAGAGATACAGCCTAAGCTTGATGCTCTTAAAGAAAAGTATAAAGATGATAAACAAATGTTAAATCAAAAAACTATGGAACTATATCAACAAGAAAAAGTAAACCCAGCAGGTGGATGTTTACCTTTATTAATACAGTTACCAGTTTTCGTTGCTTTATACCAAGCATTCATAACTAATGCATTACCACAAGATGCCACATTCTTATGGTTTAACTTAAGTAAACCAGATGCATTATTCAATATAGCTGGATTCTCAGTTAACTTATTACCATTATTAACTACAGTACTTACATTTGCACAACAAAAATTAATGCAAGCTAAGACTCAAACAACTAATACTGATGATCCAATGGCAAGCAGCATGCAAACTATGATGTATGTTATGCCTATAATGATGTTATTCATCTTCTATAAGATGCCATCAGGATTAAACCTTTATTATTTTGTTAATACTTTATTATCTGTATTACAACAGTTCTATGTTATGAATAGGAGAGATATGTAA
- a CDS encoding Jag family protein produces MEGKVLRSKSEAELRERIKDLITLAEDETIEIKELKKPFKFLFFSRDGEYLINIVKKDREKPVHKAPKKEHVKKQPVKKEKPVEKPVEKKVQAKPVVEKDKKIERLNVIIKEFLATANLDISIKDITVNDNVYKVELTGEEIRYIIGEKGISLSSLEYLLMSLEEFKNIKVFIDSNNYKEKRESILRDLAQKTAKTVMKTQRKVKLNPMPSRERKIIHEEISKIPGLETISVGVEPKRCLVIKLKNKK; encoded by the coding sequence ATGGAGGGGAAAGTATTACGTTCAAAAAGTGAAGCAGAATTAAGAGAAAGAATTAAAGATTTAATTACTTTAGCTGAAGATGAAACTATTGAAATTAAAGAATTAAAAAAACCTTTTAAATTCTTATTCTTTAGTAGAGATGGAGAATACTTAATTAACATAGTTAAGAAGGATAGAGAAAAACCTGTTCATAAAGCACCTAAAAAAGAACATGTTAAAAAACAACCAGTAAAAAAAGAAAAACCAGTAGAAAAACCAGTAGAAAAGAAAGTACAAGCTAAGCCAGTTGTAGAAAAAGATAAAAAAATTGAAAGATTAAATGTAATCATCAAAGAATTCTTAGCAACAGCTAACTTAGATATTAGTATTAAAGATATTACAGTTAATGACAATGTATATAAAGTGGAATTAACTGGAGAAGAAATTAGATATATCATAGGTGAAAAAGGGATATCTTTATCATCACTTGAATATTTATTAATGTCACTAGAAGAATTTAAAAATATTAAAGTGTTTATAGATTCAAATAATTATAAAGAAAAAAGAGAAAGCATTTTAAGAGATTTAGCACAAAAAACAGCTAAGACTGTTATGAAGACACAGAGAAAAGTTAAATTAAATCCTATGCCTTCAAGAGAAAGAAAAATAATACATGAAGAAATTAGTAAAATACCAGGATTAGAAACTATAAGTGTTGGGGTAGAGCCAAAAAGATGCTTAGTAATAAAATTAAAAAATAAAAAATAA
- the mnmE gene encoding tRNA uridine-5-carboxymethylaminomethyl(34) synthesis GTPase MnmE, whose amino-acid sequence MFFDTIAAISTARGESGIGIVRISGDEAFKILDEIFKPYSKNKDLGNYKLNYGYIYDGDKAIDEVLVSRMKGPRSYTTEDIVEINCHGGYYTTKKILEVVLKKGARMAEIGEFTKRAFMNGRIDLSQAEAVIDIIHGKTEKSVSLSLNQLKGSLRDQIKEFKEAFLDITAHVNVVMDYPEEGIDDPLPIELRQKLEEVYRKADILISSYDKGKKIKEGIKTVIVGKPNVGKSTLLNTLLQEERAIVTSVPGTTRDVIEEIINIKGIPLVLVDTAGIRETDDIVENIGVKKSLEFIEVADLVLLVLDSSKPLEEEDVKVIEKVLELEKQYIVLLNKIDLERKLDISKYNLTNIVEISAQNNINMDKMENEIYEFITDNEIDDSSERLILTNIRHKTALEKTKDSIKNIFETIDMGMPLDLISVDLKEGLDSLSEITGEITSEDILDHIFAKFCVGK is encoded by the coding sequence ATGTTTTTTGATACAATAGCAGCTATATCAACTGCAAGAGGTGAATCAGGAATAGGGATAGTTAGAATTTCAGGGGATGAAGCATTTAAAATACTAGATGAAATCTTTAAGCCATATAGTAAAAATAAAGACTTAGGAAACTATAAACTAAATTATGGATATATATATGATGGTGATAAGGCTATAGATGAAGTATTAGTAAGTAGAATGAAAGGTCCTCGTTCATATACTACTGAAGATATAGTTGAAATAAACTGTCACGGTGGATACTATACTACTAAAAAAATATTAGAAGTAGTGCTAAAAAAAGGTGCTAGAATGGCAGAAATAGGGGAATTTACAAAGAGAGCCTTCATGAATGGTAGAATAGATTTATCACAAGCTGAAGCAGTAATAGATATTATACATGGTAAAACAGAGAAATCTGTTTCCCTTTCACTAAATCAATTAAAAGGTAGTTTAAGAGATCAAATAAAAGAATTTAAAGAAGCTTTTCTTGATATAACTGCGCATGTTAATGTAGTTATGGATTATCCTGAGGAAGGAATAGATGATCCACTTCCTATAGAATTAAGACAAAAATTAGAAGAAGTATATAGAAAAGCAGATATATTAATATCTTCATATGATAAAGGAAAGAAAATAAAAGAAGGAATTAAAACTGTAATAGTAGGTAAACCAAATGTTGGTAAATCTACACTTTTAAATACTTTATTACAAGAAGAAAGAGCTATAGTTACTTCAGTTCCAGGTACTACTAGAGACGTTATAGAAGAAATAATTAATATTAAAGGTATACCTTTAGTATTAGTAGATACAGCAGGTATTAGAGAAACTGATGATATAGTTGAAAATATAGGAGTTAAGAAAAGTTTAGAGTTTATTGAAGTTGCAGATCTTGTATTATTAGTACTTGATAGTTCAAAACCTCTTGAAGAAGAAGATGTTAAAGTTATAGAAAAAGTATTAGAACTTGAAAAACAATATATAGTTTTATTAAATAAAATAGATTTAGAAAGAAAACTAGATATTTCTAAATATAACTTAACAAATATAGTTGAAATTTCAGCTCAAAATAATATAAATATGGATAAGATGGAAAATGAAATTTATGAATTCATTACAGATAATGAAATAGATGATAGTTCTGAGAGATTAATATTAACAAATATTAGACATAAAACAGCACTAGAAAAAACTAAAGATTCTATCAAAAACATATTTGAAACTATAGATATGGGTATGCCACTTGATTTAATTTCAGTAGATTTAAAAGAAGGATTAGATTCTTTATCAGAAATTACTGGAGAAATTACATCAGAAGATATACTAGATCACATTTTTGCAAAATTTTGTGTTGGTAAATAA
- a CDS encoding cell division protein FtsQ/DivIB, with protein MKGYIIKLLLLISFVYVIFLFIESDFFLVKNVNVEGNISLIKEDISSKFDNLKGQSLFSLDLSEMRNRLEEDVRIERVDISRKFPDTININIEERIPIGIISKNYKYYYIDRNLNIFAYYKEVKEDNLPIIEIKEEEVEDLKELLSNILDTKLYHLISEIYSTKEMYVLTLLDGTNVFTYKDIESKKYELAYKVYSEEIKENYLEYIDLRFKDIAVK; from the coding sequence ATGAAGGGATATATTATTAAATTACTATTATTAATATCTTTTGTATATGTTATTTTCTTATTTATTGAAAGTGATTTCTTTCTAGTTAAGAATGTAAATGTTGAAGGAAATATTTCTTTAATTAAAGAAGATATTTCTTCTAAATTTGACAATTTAAAAGGACAATCTTTATTTAGTCTTGATTTATCAGAAATGAGAAATAGATTAGAAGAAGATGTTAGAATTGAAAGAGTAGATATATCAAGAAAATTTCCAGATACTATCAATATTAATATAGAAGAAAGAATTCCTATAGGGATAATTAGTAAAAACTATAAATACTACTATATAGACAGAAATTTAAATATTTTTGCTTACTATAAAGAAGTTAAAGAAGATAATCTCCCTATTATAGAGATAAAGGAAGAAGAAGTAGAAGATTTAAAAGAACTATTATCAAATATTTTAGATACTAAGTTATATCACTTAATTTCTGAAATATATAGTACTAAAGAGATGTATGTTTTAACATTACTTGATGGAACTAATGTATTTACATACAAAGATATAGAATCAAAAAAATATGAATTAGCATATAAGGTATATTCTGAAGAGATTAAAGAAAATTACTTAGAATATATAGATTTAAGATTTAAAGATATAGCAGTAAAATAA
- the ftsZ gene encoding cell division protein FtsZ, with protein MEGNFNNNYGYQQQPQQVYMNHMQHQAVNANVQGAKISIIGVGGGGGNAVDYMKEYNIEGVQYIAINTDYQDLEKKAADIKLSIGTLGAGGDPSVARAAAEEMRSEIKKVIQGQDMIFITAGMGGGTGTGASPIVAEIAKELNILTIAVVTTPFKFEGPRRRTNAENGISELKKNVDTLIVIPNDKLLSYKTSTNKVRSMFLAPNEVLFRSVKGIAEIITKEGLINIDFADVKQVMKDAGEAVVGLGIAEQGKDVLSAVREAIESPLLDRNIKGAKKLLLNITMSPDGSFEDFQNIVEEVIAYSENPDLDVMLGVMTEENSIDTRVTIVATGFDNEIKPVSETVVNHSAHTTEEVRHENNNGENHVSEQPFIYPRFDD; from the coding sequence ATGGAAGGTAATTTCAATAACAACTACGGTTATCAACAACAACCACAACAAGTATATATGAATCATATGCAACACCAAGCAGTTAATGCTAATGTTCAAGGTGCTAAAATTAGTATCATAGGAGTAGGTGGCGGTGGAGGTAATGCCGTTGATTACATGAAAGAATACAACATTGAAGGTGTGCAATATATAGCGATAAATACAGATTATCAAGATTTAGAAAAAAAAGCAGCAGATATTAAATTATCTATAGGAACTTTAGGAGCGGGTGGAGATCCATCTGTTGCAAGAGCAGCTGCTGAAGAAATGAGAAGTGAAATTAAAAAAGTAATTCAAGGTCAAGATATGATATTTATCACTGCAGGAATGGGTGGAGGAACTGGAACAGGAGCATCTCCAATAGTTGCTGAAATTGCTAAAGAACTAAATATATTAACTATAGCTGTTGTAACAACTCCATTTAAATTTGAAGGACCAAGAAGAAGAACTAATGCTGAAAATGGAATTAGCGAACTTAAGAAAAATGTAGATACTTTAATAGTAATACCTAATGATAAGTTATTATCATATAAAACATCAACTAATAAAGTTAGATCTATGTTCTTAGCTCCAAATGAAGTATTATTTAGATCAGTTAAAGGTATAGCTGAAATAATCACTAAAGAAGGATTAATTAATATAGATTTCGCTGATGTTAAACAAGTTATGAAAGATGCTGGAGAAGCAGTAGTAGGATTAGGAATTGCTGAACAAGGTAAAGATGTATTGTCTGCAGTTAGAGAAGCTATTGAAAGTCCATTACTTGATAGAAATATTAAAGGTGCTAAGAAACTATTATTAAATATTACTATGTCACCAGATGGATCGTTTGAAGACTTCCAAAACATAGTAGAAGAAGTAATAGCTTATTCAGAAAATCCAGATTTAGATGTAATGCTTGGAGTAATGACAGAAGAAAATTCAATAGATACAAGAGTAACTATAGTTGCTACAGGATTTGATAATGAAATTAAACCAGTATCAGAAACTGTAGTAAATCACAGTGCTCATACTACTGAAGAAGTAAGACATGAAAATAATAATGGAGAAAATCACGTAAGTGAACAACCATTTATTTATCCTAGATTTGATGATTAA
- the pyrB gene encoding aspartate carbamoyltransferase has product MAEKFLKEKKIRSLVTGDDFTVPELVDLLNLASDIYREPNNFSNLCNGKVLGSLFFEPSTRTRLSFEAAMVRLGGSYINIPEPKGSSVMKGESLADTIRTVAAYTDIIAMRHPLEGSAEVARQNSSVPFINAGDGGHQHPTQTLTDLLTIKETKHTLENLTIGLCGDLKFGRTVHSLVKTISKFPNNKFIFISPVELEIPEYIKMDLTKKNIEFVEVRNLEDVMDKLDILYMTRVQRERFFNEADYMRLKDTYILDNKKLEHAKEDLIILHPLPRVNEIAVEVDKDPRAKYFEQVRFGMIVRMALILRLLEVR; this is encoded by the coding sequence GTGGCTGAAAAATTTTTAAAAGAAAAGAAAATTAGATCACTGGTTACAGGAGATGATTTTACAGTTCCTGAATTAGTTGATTTATTAAATTTAGCAAGTGATATTTATAGAGAACCGAATAATTTTTCTAATTTATGTAATGGAAAAGTTTTAGGTTCTCTTTTTTTTGAGCCTTCAACAAGAACAAGACTATCTTTTGAGGCTGCTATGGTAAGACTTGGAGGTTCATATATTAATATACCTGAACCTAAAGGTTCTAGTGTTATGAAGGGTGAAAGCCTAGCAGATACTATCAGAACAGTTGCTGCATATACTGATATTATTGCAATGAGACATCCACTTGAAGGTTCTGCTGAAGTTGCAAGACAAAATTCATCAGTTCCATTTATTAATGCTGGAGATGGTGGACATCAACATCCAACTCAAACACTAACTGATTTATTAACTATTAAAGAAACTAAACATACTTTAGAAAACTTAACTATAGGTTTATGTGGAGATTTAAAATTTGGTAGAACAGTACATTCACTAGTTAAAACAATTTCTAAATTCCCTAACAATAAATTCATATTCATTTCTCCAGTAGAACTTGAAATACCTGAATATATAAAAATGGATTTAACTAAGAAAAATATAGAATTTGTTGAAGTAAGAAACTTAGAAGATGTAATGGATAAATTAGATATACTATACATGACAAGAGTTCAAAGAGAAAGATTCTTCAATGAAGCTGACTATATGAGACTTAAAGATACATATATATTAGATAACAAAAAATTAGAACATGCAAAAGAAGATTTAATTATATTACATCCACTTCCAAGAGTTAATGAAATAGCTGTAGAAGTAGATAAAGATCCAAGAGCAAAATATTTTGAACAAGTAAGATTTGGTATGATAGTTAGAATGGCATTAATATTAAGATTATTGGAGGTAAGATAA